The region aaacttaaaacaaccAGCCGTAGTAATGTGATGGTTACATCATGGGAACTCAGGGAAGTGCCGGCTATTGACACAGCTGTGTGTATAAAAGTTAACAGAGGTTAATACAGGGGAACACACCAACAGATTAGAAAGTGTTTGTTaggtacattttaatttgatatacagtatgttaattatgaaatacacacacacacacacgtatattcTGCCTACCCTTAGTGAATGAGTCAAGGCCATCAGACACAAATATGACATTTGACTGAGACCACattgtcatgttgttttttcacattgtgttgaaacagaaaaaagtggAAAGCTTCAGCCACTGACGGATGTAAGATGTAGAATTTCAACTTGAACTACAACTAACAGTTTTCAAAACCTTCAAcagtatttataaaaaaaaagaatcaagtaAATATATGACTTATTCACACAGGTTTTAGAAGGAGATTCTGGCCTAAATTGACCAGGATAGGACATGATACGATAAAGTGCAGTAGGATATTACTACCCATTTATTTACCAACTTTAGCAAACAGtacattttaataacataacttatttattaaattaatcgAAATGTTTACGCTGTCAATTTAATATTCCTTTTGGttttgattcaaatgtttacatttgatGTTATTTCTTATCTTTTACTTCTTTGAAATAATCaaatttaattgatttattgatctattcattcatttattttctaacagACCAAACTCCAGTTTGACTTGACAAATACAATACTATAGACTACTGTTTAGCATACAGTATGATACTATACAGTACAGTACGATGAGATTCAGTAGTGTGATATGATGCATTATGATACTATTTGATACAATACGATAAGATATGAAAGGACAAGATACCTTACGAGTGATTGGATACGATGCAGTGCGGTGTGATGCAATACCGTAAGATATACTTCTTTCATTGGTCCATGAATGCATCATGTCTTGTGTTATTTGGCAGACGATATGGAGTGTCATTAACTCTAATATAAGACAAAGAGGAGCTTTTGCAATTGACTGtatgtgttgctttgtttttttatttaaggtgaagttgaagaaaatgtcaactaaattcaaaatgtaagcCTTTTTTACACAAACAATTTATATCTTAAAATGTCTTGTCCTGGTGCTTTCAAGGGATTTTTTTAGCAGTTGCATTTGATCAAGTTCTCACCCTTGAAGCTGAAAGTCTTTGATACATGTTGAAGAAAACAAGACCTTCAGGCAGAACCCATTCATTTAAGCTGCCACCCTCTGGCTTCATCTTATCTCTGCTGTTCTGTCACCTACTATAAGAACTGCACAGGTTCAGTTTCTGCTCTTCTGACTGGAGCCATGAATCTCACAGGTCGTCTGTCCCTGCTGCTTCTCACTGGTAAGAGTAAAAAATACTCAGTATGTAACCATATATCACTTCTATGTTTAACACTGACAGTAAATATATGTCCTCTGAGTACAAGCTGTGTGTGAAACTATCCTTCTAACTCTTTTATATCGTCTTTAATCTGCCACAGTCGGTCAGTTTtatgtatttctttgtttattaatgtttgtatttgtctgCCTCTCCAGCTTGTGTGGCCAGTGGTGCTCTGCTGCCCAGGGCCTTATGGCAGTTTGGGAACATGATCCAGTGTGTTCAGCCGGACGTAAGCGCCCTAAAGTACAATAACTACGGCTGTTGGTGTGGTTTCGGGGGGTCGGGAACTCCTCTGGATGAACTGGACGAGTAGgaagcacacattttcttttgctttttttaagaGAAACTTGCGACCATGTCAGACATGCACCTTTATTTGCTGTAGGTGCTGCAGAGTTCACGATAAGTGCTATCGAACAAGCAGGAAAGCTCCTGGATGCACGGCTCTTGTTGACCTTCCCTATGTCCTCATTTATGATTTCACCTGTTCAAATCAGCAAGTGACATGCTCTGGTAAGACTTACATGATTGAAACTTATTCATGCAGGAGAATTTACAAATCTGTCAAGCTGTGGTGAGAATTAGATAAAATGCTTCATTTAAATCCAGCTTCTTTTGTGACCCTATGTGTAGGACAGTGTAGTTAAACAGCTATATATAGGTCTTCCACAGCAGGGGATTGAGGTTTAATCCCCAGTTTGGAGATCCTGACTCACAGAAAAGTGCTCTCACAGTATTTCCGAGCACTGACACACTGCCATTTAGTGTACCTGATGATAATAGTATCAAGTGTAAGTATGCTGCAGCTCTATGttcatttcctctctgtgtctgcagcgaCCAACAATAAGTGCcaggctgctgtgtgtgagtgcgaCCGGGTGGCTGCTCACTGCTTTGCCCTGACCACATACAACCCTGAAAACAAGAACGTGGATCCCAAAGTCCAATGCCTCGACTGAgttacactaaaaaaaaaaaaatcacaagagacAATGTTGGGTTTctaacatgtttctttaaaacttttatttcttcataaTGTTTAAACAATATTTGATTGAGAAGAAGTTTGatttggtaaaaaataaaagccatgactggaaataaaacagacagagtgagacccTCATtgattgtgtttctctgtgtccttGTATCTGTTTGCTCACATATGCAGAGCTGGTGTAGCAGAGGttgcagctgtgtttgtctcACCACTACACCTTCATATTTTTCCACTAGCTGTCTCTTTAAAACTCCAGCTCACTTTAACATGGGAAGCCTCGCTTGGTGCTTTGGCTTCTTACAAACGTAACTGCAGGTCACTTCAACATGCAAAGCCACACTTTGGCTTAGTACAAAGTGTCTTTAAAagctggtttattttttttaggaggTGCACCGTGTGTTTGGTCTCTTTATCAACTAAAAGTCTATTGACACGTGCGGGTTCAAAGAGGTAGGAATGAAAAGATTACTGGCATGTTACTTTAGAGTTTTAGACAGATCATAAGAACTGAAGCTTCAGACTTGAGTTATGGATGGatcctacaaaaacaaacattatgaGGCAACTCACTAAAATACGAGCCAggtttgaaagaaaagaaaagaaaagtgagatTACAGTAGCAGAAATAATCAAAGTAGCAGCTGTGTACAACAACAgatgaataattaaaataatagtCTGGGGCACTGCTGTGTGGATCATATTGGCTTGTACAGAAGAGTAGTGACGTACTTctttttgtatctgtgtgttgcACTGAGAACCATCACCCCGTCCTGAAAGACAAGAACACGGAGAGGATTAACAATGTTTACAGATGAAGTTTTCAAGATctcatttgaaaaatgtgtaaagCATTTGTCGTTTACTGTCCACAAATTTAAACAACAGCATTTTGGATATTGATTAAAATAAGAAGAAACGATTTGTACAACTGAAAATTAGGGAAAAGTCATCGATATATACAGGAGGATGAAGACTAAAATCACTACAGTTTATTgttaaaagctcctgtgagaaactttGGGTTTGTggtgattttggcgccccctgtggacagaaCATACAactcatctctttgctgattctGTCCTTTACATGTGTAAGATGGGCTTTTTTAACTCTGACCTTTAATTCTAGCTAAAAtctcccccctctttttttaacagtcaaatgcaTCACTAAGTTTGAAATCATTGTTAtggaaaagtgaagaaaaaacagctgtttctaAGTCTGCTGTTTACCTCTTTGTATGACACATACACCCAGCAGCTGTTTTGGACATTAAGAATTACTAAATAGAAATAATCcatcttgttgctgatgtttgcttttgtaCCTCACGTATAGAAATCAGTGTTAGTTTCAGCATGTATCATAACCATCTAAAAACGCAGAGCCATCGAGCACTTATTTATTCCTCTTGATGGTTAACAATGGTTTGAACATTTCTGATAGTTTGTTTAAAATCCATTTAGtgttgtctgaaatgttttgtcttacacacagatgaagttCACTCTTAATTTCCTCcttagtgaaataaaaaataaaatagcgATATGCAATAGAAAGCTGTGTTACCTTGATGGAGAGTGCGTACAGGTGGTTGAGCATCACATGGTTGGGCTCTGGAAGCAGCGTCGGGTCACACTGATGAAGATTCAGAGAGAGGGTGAATTGTATTAAACTGCACGCTGTGGTATCCGTCACTAAGAGTCATGTGTTCCAGCTTCACAACTGTACTACTTACAGAGATACCGGTGTCCTTGTTGAGCAGCACCTGCAGCAGGTGTGGAGGTAGGAAGGGCGGACTCTTGATCTTGTCTTCTGCTTTGGTAACATATGCATCCTGTTGGTACGGGCCGGGAGGGGAGCTGGACAAGTCTGGGAATTATCACAGGACGCAAATTTAAGACTTTAGGTTTGCTAATTATTAAGGTATAagctaaagcagtggttctcaactgggcGAGCCTCAggactccttcatgaaaaatttgtGACCCAAATTTGGAATATTTTTCCAATCAAtcctttttatttgatgaaaatgTGTGCCATTTGGACCTCAGACGTGATAAAGCgtgatagaacaaagaaactgaatgaaacaaacctgttttaaaaaagggcttcacagactttttgaccacatttttcttccaggcacacattcgcgacccactgaaaacagctcgaCGACCCACTTTTaggtcccaacccaccagttgagaaccactgagcTAAAGAACACTTTGAGGTCAAAACTCATTCTTCATATTACCCGGATACTGTGTTTTATATTAACTTTGACACAAGTCTCCTTCACTCATATGCCCTCTGGTGTTTGTGTCAGATATTATCACTTTTTAAACAACACCAAAGCAGTCTTAAAATAGTTATtgttaatgaataaatacaggTGTCACTACCTGAGATATCTGCAGTTTCCTGTGAGTCGATCCTGAGGGCATCAAAGACCTCAAAGTCAGTTCTCTTCACGTTGATGACGTTATTAACAGTTCCAGTCTTAGATGTCATCactgcctgagagagagagagcattaaCACACATCTGAGTGTCGAGTACtcagtatgaaaaaataaagaatagtTTGGAGATAAATTCTTCAAagaagcatttaaaaaataaaaataaaaaaaaactttcactcACCCCAGTAGGATCCAAAGTCCACTGACCGTCTACACAGTACTTGTACTGGTGTTCCCCCTCTGGCAGGTCCACAATCGCAACAAAGTTCTTCTGACTGCATTGGAGAGAAACAGATGTGTGACACTTCAATCTACACACTCAGATCACTCAGTGTTTTTAGATATTCTGCATACGCCACACCACCTTTTATTGAGAGGGATCTTGGTGGCCCAGTTGTTAAATGAGCCTGACACAAAGACGTCTTTTGCAGCCCCCGTCCACCTGAACACAGTGGGTCTGTCCTGTGTTGGACTTTTGCTGTCACTCTCCAGGTCCTGCTGCCAGGCCAGAAACTCCTGTATTTCCTGTGGAGCCTGGACAGAGTGATATCAATGTATTGTTGTCATTTTAATGAGAAGAACACCATCAGAACACCTTTACCCAACACACTTCCTGAATGAATGACGAGCTGAAGAGACAGCTACTTGTGATTTGGTATGTGCAGTACTTTTTCTTACAGACTCTATAAACTgggcatttttctctgtttaagCAGGAATGGACAATATACACGAGCTTCttggacattttattttttctacttcCTGGAGCTTTAGGGAAGTTGGATAAAATCAAATCAGTAAGCTTCCAAGATGGCGGCGCCCTGCTCGGCTGCAGTGGCTCGTGATAGCAACAGGAATATAATGGCAAATAACCCAGTCAGTTCACCTTATTATGtgaatacttgctgctgtttttatcctgcactaacAAGTCAAATGCtcgttcttatctgcactgtaaagtacaagtttgaatgacaataaagaaagtctaagtctaaatGTGAAAGTCACGCCCACACAATGCAATATAAGTAAAAGATTACATGAatagctttgtgtttttttttttttgattttcctgTGCACACAGCTATACAGTTCGGCTGCGTCTATGACACATTATGTACTGTATAAGCTGCATAATATGCATATTGTTAATATTCTCAAATTTATATTATAATCAATTATATTAATAATGTTGTAGTGCAGTATACACTGCAATAAAAATCCCCTTAActtctaaaacaaaaaactgtttattaaatctacaaaaatgttcatattCTATGACACGTCTTAACATGAGGGAATCAGTACTCCATGTTTCAACTATACTGCTCTCCAACTACAGATCTTTCCATAAAGGGCATTATGAACCATCCCTgggtttttttcctttaaaaaaaatgttac is a window of Labrus mixtus chromosome 5, fLabMix1.1, whole genome shotgun sequence DNA encoding:
- the LOC132973902 gene encoding phospholipase A2-like, with the protein product MNLTGRLSLLLLTACVASGALLPRALWQFGNMIQCVQPDVSALKYNNYGCWCGFGGSGTPLDELDECCRVHDKCYRTSRKAPGCTALVDLPYVLIYDFTCSNQQVTCSATNNKCQAAVCECDRVAAHCFALTTYNPENKNVDPKVQCLD
- the prkab1b gene encoding 5'-AMP-activated protein kinase subunit beta-1b; protein product: MGNSSSDRGSGGGQGGKEARPNILMDSTEDADLFQREDPKAPQEIQEFLAWQQDLESDSKSPTQDRPTVFRWTGAAKDVFVSGSFNNWATKIPLNKSQKNFVAIVDLPEGEHQYKYCVDGQWTLDPTGAVMTSKTGTVNNVINVKRTDFEVFDALRIDSQETADISDLSSSPPGPYQQDAYVTKAEDKIKSPPFLPPHLLQVLLNKDTGISCDPTLLPEPNHVMLNHLYALSIKDGVMVLSATHRYKKKYVTTLLYKPI